In Biomphalaria glabrata chromosome 8, xgBioGlab47.1, whole genome shotgun sequence, the genomic window gttacctttttaaataaaaaaaaaagttcgaattttttaatttaattggtGACGAAATTTCCTCCATAGATTTTTGCtgatgggaaaaaaaatttgagggcgcatataaaaatgtttgacgTAAAAAAAGATAGCATTACTCTCTCCCATCATGAAGTTCTTAGTTACTCTAGGATTTCTTATAGTCTGTGTGACCCTGGGCGGTGAGGCCAGGCTTAAACACAAAAACTATATTGATAGGTTGATacctcagacagacaacaaaaGGTATATTGTAGTAGAATTTCTGAAATGGTTTTTAGTGTTTAAGGacagatatttgttttttttttttggtaatgcCTAGTACTTGTCTTTGTTCAGGCCTTATTCAAACTTGGGTTTTTTAGAATATTTGGAACTTTACACTGCAAGATCTGAACAAGTTTCTCTTATATATTGAGTGGATGAAATGAATAGTTTGTTGATGTACAGAGAATTAAGTCCAAGGATAGTTAGCCTTGATTGctgttcatcatcatcatcatcaaactccattagagtgaggccttgagaggctcaaatcctctcttgcaaaagccctggacagaaaccctgctgtcttgcgtagtgcataaatgtcaccatacaggtcgagaattttgggtttcccagacctgtcgagacggagatcagcaagtctggggcagtcaaacagaatatcgCCGCAATGAGGGCACTGTGAATCAAAGTATGGCCTGCACTGTACTATAACAGCTAGCTTGAGGTGATTTGTAATGGACTCTTAATATGATTCACTGGTGTTGATTGTTGACAGATAATTTAGAGTAGTGCGGGGCTTAAAATTCGACACATGGTTAAAGGTTTGGTAGTTGTAAAGCAGATTTACCTACGCAAACTTTAAGACCTACCTACGCAAACttaagtgtaaatattttaaaactaagtaTTAACTCGCTCTTGTCAGAGCTGTGTCGGACAAAGCATTCCATTAGCATTGGAATATGATCTGATGAAAATGACATATGTCAACTGGTCGTCAGGTATGTAAAGATGTTGCAATTACAACTGGCAATGACACATGAAAAGATGTTATCAGAAGTCGACTTTTAATGACATATGTACAGATGTTTCATATATTAAATGGTAATGGCATACGAAAAGTTTGTCCATGCTGCTAATGTCACTGACATGTCATCTAGCAATGTTTGTCTTCCACGTGTCTGTCGGAAATGACATTTATCAAGACATTGTTGACCCATTTCCATCCACACAAAAACACTGGTAAAGAGGGCGATctctttggtggtagaggaaccAGTCATTTAATTTGCCACGCTTTTCTTCATGAACTGAGGccatcgctttttttttaaagtcatttatAGGATTCTTATACGCAATCTGTCTTCCTATAGTGTGGTCTAGAGCTGTAACTTCAGAGTAGTCAACATTGACGTCCACTGCCATGAGGTCGGGATGGATTACATCCACGACAAAGCTAATGACTATAAGTAGTGACTAATGTAAAATCGTTCCATGTATCTCTAGTAATGACATATATTACATTAGTTAATGCTTACAAGCACGGGAATGGGTAGTAGGTTGAGCGTATGGCAAATAGATGtggtatttttctctttcatatgTTTACTATCAATAACATATATCATGTTATTTCAAATGTGTCTACTAGTATTGATGTTGATATATATTAAAACCGTTTTTACTAGATATGGCAACTATATTACGATATATCATATATAGCTACTAGCTATGACATGTAGTAATATGTTATATATTATGAAATGGTATTTCATATATATGTCAAGAAACAATgtaaaatagtaaagttcctCCATCcacctttcagatcttgcgatctatggggaacatgatgtagaggtcatctgtttctgtggcccactgttaactaGGGTGccaggtggccagcacaacgaccaaccgcttttacttttccccaactcaaggcaggtacccattagagatgggtgaacTGAAAGGCGTCCTAaagattacaaaattaaaaattccactcttcaccaggattcgaactcgggacccgtcggaagccaagcgctggaCTACTCAGTACTATTAAGTACATATGTCGCCATAAAGCTAGCTTCAGGTCAAAGTTTTTCATTGTGATAAGACTCGAAACATCTGTCGAGGACTTTGtgcgttttttgttttattttttcaaagtcaCGTGCTGTCTGAAAAGTTTCATGTAAATGACCTAGTGTTCTAAAACACGGGCAGTGGCGGCACTTCGAGCTAAAGTTAATGGGGGCGTAATCAACTCTactaaactaaaatattttcaataaaaagtGTTGGGGCCGTCGTGACTACTACCAATAATTTGTGTCTCACTGGCTTATAATGGTAAgagcgtatgtgtgtgtgtgtgtattgactGATGTAATCTTTAGGAGGGTTGACGGCATAGGCTATGTATTAAAGAAGACGGCATAGGTTGTGTATTGAAGAAGACGGCATAGGCTATGTATTAAAGAAGACGGTATAGGCTCTGTATTAAAGAAGACGGTATAGGCTGTGTATTAAAGAAGACGGCATAGGCTGTGTATTAAAGAAGACGGCATAGGTTGTGTATTGAAGAAGACGGCATAGGCTGTGTATTAAAGAAGACGGCATAGGCTGTGTATTAAAGAAGACGGCATAGATTGTGTATTAAAGAAGACGGCATAGGCTGTGTATTAACGAAGACGGCATAGGTTGTGTATTAAAGAAGACGGCATAGGCTGTGTATTAAAGAAGGTCACGACTGATGATACAGAGTACGAAGACGGCCACAGTTTGAATGTAGAAGTCAGTTTTAACATCTTGTGAATTAATTtgtgcatttatatatttctacCGTTAGACTGAATGCCTGTGagtatttgtttataaattattattttttaaaaatataaaacaggATTTCAAGCTTTATTCCAATTTCTGTCACGTTGGTACGCATCATGGTTGCCATAGAAGTGTAAACATGAAGTTGATTACATTCTATATATTCTATAAGCTTGCACAAGAGTACATCAatgaaagggagataattctATTCCGGTCGTAGGATATCCATAGACATTCAGTTTGGATAGAAAGTCCAAAAATATCAGTCTGTTCAGTTTATAAGTTTTAAGCTTCATGCTAAATCTACTACTGCCAATTTATTATTGAATTTGGATAATAAATTGTAGTATTGCTTGATGTATAACTTGTGTTTAGTCTGCTAAGTCATCACCTGAACAAAGACCTTCAGCATACAGTTGGATATTGAGTCCTCAGATAGAGTTTCTATGGTTCACATCTTTTAAAAACTACTCAAATCCATTGTAACCATTACGTCTATAGGGTTGGTTGAATTAGCTGTCTAAAGCAACCATCCAACACAAAGACATTATCAACAATAAAGGAGGAGTGAATGCCTTTATAGCCTTGGTTTACATACTTGACTTGAGAGGGTTGGCCCGAATCcattcgttacagaaggcctcaacactgacctgcaacgttaCAACccgtgggcagtttagaccaatagcttgttccCACATcggtgttcaggccttctataatgattggtctcgATCAGCTCCACTATTGAGCTGAAAGCAATGAATAGAACTTCTTTAGCtcacactatttttatattttcattggtGTGTCCAattttctgatgtaaccacgagaaAAAGTGGGCGGAtggttttggttgtgtaggctgaataCATTCGGATGAGATCACGAGGTGCTCTGTCGCTCTGTCGTAGTTCacatcaataattttttttgtgtgcgaTTCGAAGAGAGAAGAACAAGCGACAGACGTGCGACAGAAAgtcgttaattttttttagtgaatatATCTAGTTTGAAGTATCATTTTTGGCTggtatttctatatatatatttatatagacgCTGAAAGCTGtgcataattaaaaataaaagttatatttagttctgtttaaaaaaaagcttgttcaAGTTTCATTCAACTTCAACATTAAGAATTAAATTCGCATAGACTGGTGTAGTTCAACTGGTTATTCAGAACTTCAAACCAACGACAGAGTATCAACCATTGGACGATGTCTTTTTGTAggataaaagtaaaagtaaagtttccctttcagacctttcgatctatggggcagatgatgttcaggtcatctgtttctatgttcAACGTTTAACGAGcaggctgtcatgtggccagcacaacgaccaaccgcctttactttccccaactaaagtcaggtacccattatagttggGAGGACTCGGGGCGctctaaaaattccgaaatttaaaatcccagtcttcacccagATTGGAGCCCAACACCCCAgattcggaagccgagcgcttaaccactccgCCACCGCGCTCCCCCTTTTTGAAGTATAGATGAAACTGATTTTTGATTGTGTTTCACTCACATCCAGGCAACTAGCTTCCTGTGCTGGAAACGAATTCGCATGTCACGAGAAATGTATCCCTGCCAGCTACGTCTGTGACACAGACAGTGACTGCTCGGATGGGCTTGACGAGCAGCAGAACTGCCCAACAGACTGCACTGGACACAACCAGTTTAAGTGCCCAGTAAGACATTAGATCATTAGGAGGGACATTATAGgtctatgtttttatttcacgTGTGACAACTGCGTCAAAAACTtcttgtcattattattattattactattattattattaatatgttAGAAACGAATTCTTTCTCTGGCAATGCCAGGGTCGAGGTttgtttaagaaaaacaaaattcattgtagtccctttgtCAGTGTCCGCTGGGGAATTTTCTGATACTGTCGCAGTTCTGCAGCAGTGCCGCTCTCTGACAGGCAATGAGTCCTTTTGGGAATGTTGAAAGCCTTGAAGGTATCTTTGAGGTCaattgttattatcccctcggttgatataacaatgacgtatattgttattttagataacttccacaAACGCGTAATCTCAAAGCCAGGTTCCCATATTTACTTCGTTTTTCCAGGACAGttcttcttatattattattactattattattattattagtagtagtagtattaaTGCTTTTGAGTAGCGCGTCTTACATTTGCCTACAGCAAGCTCAATGCattttggtccaatctccttTCTGGACatgtgtgggaggggggggagggtatcTTGAAAAAAAGTTGTCTTGCTGCCTTTAGACGTTCAGTAAATAGTACACAGCCAGAGTCAAACTTAATCATAGCGTCAAATGGTTTATGCCATTCACACACAGATCCCACAGTGTGCTTCTCGAGAAGCATCTCGGAGAAACTTGAATCGTGAAGCCGCGAGATAGGAGTCAAGTTTTGTCCAGAATGGTTCAACTCGGTCAGGTcatttaattaatacaattagtTTGATTTAACACATCTATTTCACGTCAATAAAGTTTTGTAATTCAATATAGAATCATTCATGTTAGACAAATATTGAACTTTTACTTTCTTCTCTGTTATATTACTTAGTATGTGTGTGCAATTgcagtataatttttttattggaaaTATATTATGGTTTATTGTGTATTCTTTATAAGTTTATACTCTAACTTTGTTGTGGTGTACAGGACAAGTGTATCTCTTCCTACTATACTTGCGACGCATCCAATGATTGTTCTGATGGATCAGACGAGAAAAACTGTTCTGGATCATGTCGAGGATCTGACTTCAAGGTAGGCTAGTaactgactttaaaaaaaaagaatactatcTCACTTCAATGTAGGTTAATATCTCACTTGAATGAAGACTACTATATCACTTCGATGTAGACTAGTATCTGAGTTCAATGAAGGCAAGCCTTTGTCTTTTATGTAGCCAACTATCTGTCTTCAAGGTAGCCAAGTAGCTGTCTTCAAAGTAGACTACTATCTGTGTTCAATGTAGGCAAGCATTTGTCTTTTTTGTAGCCAAGtatccaggggcgtagctagaaacTTTCCATCAATTGGGGGcctggggggcttgacctctttgggagcccctgtattttgcgtaatatttaatgtaaaacacaATAATTTTGGGCCCCCCTATGTGGGGGCCTGGGAGGATTTTTGGATTCTCCGCCCTCCTTCCCCtaacctagctacgccactgcaagtATCTGTCTTCAAAGTAGCCAAGTATCTGTCTTCAAAGTAGACTAGTAAATGTCTTCAAAGTAGACTAGTATATGTCTTCAAAGTAGACTAGCATCTTACTCCAATGtctcaaaaatatttcaataaaatgtatagttcAATTTAAATTTGTGACCACtgcatacaaaaatataaattataattaaatttagcaTTTAGTTATCAGTAACAAAACCTTTTTATTACTTTCTCTATTTAGCTTGCACACATTCGTAGGAAATAGCATCTGCATAAGTCACAGCTGGgtcattttaacaataaaatcaAAGAAGCAACataaaaagtgttgtttttttaaaaagaaaattcattttttatagGCCTACAGCTGACCAGCTTAtgtaagagcgattattttgtgcttaataactaatgaaggaaagatttaaaaatacagtagcattttttttaactccaCCCTATTTCCCTCGCCCTAAAAAACTGTATACATCTTCTCAAGAGTAAATACAATTCTAATGATAAGCCAAAAGATCCAGACTGAACGTCATTTTGTCTATTAAACTATTCAATGTCTACGGCCTACAAGCGGGAATACCCGAtgcctgtttaaaaaaaaaaaaaaagaatgtcttgaccaaatttaattttagaagataaTACTTCAAAAACGTATAACGGTCCAACTTTTTATGTTGCTTCTATGATTTCATTGGGCACAGTGAGCAGATAGCATTGCGTCATTGCTAAAATGACCCACTGTCCACAAGCTTTAGTATACCAATGTTACTGAATTTTGAGAAActtgggttttaaaaaaataatttgacgtggccctcgaaaaaaaaaacattggccaGCCCTGCTCTAATCTAGACTGTAATATTCTTGTATCCAGTGTGGCAATGGCGCCTGCATAAGTCACAGCTGGCTGTGTGACGGCGATGAAGATTGCGGAGATCATACAGACGAGGCCAACTGTGGTGGAACATGCAGGAATGGCTACTTCCACGTGAGTGGTTTCTTACAAATATGTTCTCACACCTCTAAGCCAcgacacacaagcacacacacgcacacatactaacacatacacacacacagacatacacacaaGGTAAACCCCTACATTACTAGGATAGGCTGTACCTTTTGATTTCTGGCGCCATAAACATGTAACTGTAACTAGCAATGTTCTTTTGTAATAACTCTAGTTTGAATGCACGGTGTAGAATCAGCTCCATCTTACCACATTCACTTTGAAATGTGTTTTTGACACAAAGTTTGAACTTTATTatgaaaaacaagcaaaagaaaaaagaatactttttaaaagcatagcttattttaatgaaagaaccactaattactgccatttgtATGAAAATtccagggtttagctccctttttgctatataaaacaaaattaattaattagtacaaaATGATAAACTAATTGTTAATTGTTTGATTGATTCGTTTATTATCATCgactttttatttctacttgATCTGAGAGTGGGAAGCGGAGAAAAAAATGTGACCAAGCGTAATAAAGGATTAaatccatacatacatccaatctctcattaagtagcatttatttcttttactgtcatatcaaacaaaataagtggtcaccaacaattaattaactaattggttattttttaaattgaattatgTCTCGTCatgtttaatgaataattgtttaaagtttcgacttgatccgagaatgggaaatgggagaaaaaaatatgtttaacattttccagacagacagagtgtgttgatatataagctttgtaataatagtACATACAGAGTTACGATGGCTTTCTTGTTTATAACTTTTGTTTCAAGTAGCTAATCGAGCAAAGAACGATAACTGCGCTTGGTTGATACAGGCAATCAATCCCCTTAAAAGCGGCATTAATACaaaatttattgttattattaagataACTGAATGTTTGGTTTCAATATTTAGCATAATTAAGAACAGGGAATGATGGGAATAAATCTTTCTgcaattaaaaaacatttacgTTCATTTGGatcattatcttattttatcttatattgtTGTATAttccatgagttatatcaattatatgaagacccaccaatagtgaacgaaataaaaaagaatagacctcgttgggcaggtcaccttgaaagaatgtcagacaacagaggggcgaaaatcgtatacaagcaaaaaccaaaaggcaggcgacccaaaggcagaccccgaatgcgatggatagatgtcgtggaagcagatctgaagcagcttagggttagggcgtggagacgaaaggcccaggagagatctgaatggaaggatgtgttaaagcaggccagagccctccatgggctgtagcgccactgggatggatggatgttgTATATTCCTCTCAtcattaatctattttatcttttttaggCTCTATCTTTTCTTTAAtctttttattatcttttatttcatttgatcttttattttcattttatcttatcttttatcttatcttatgtttaTCTTACGAAGCATCGTTTTCAcaaagagtagatctagaattcatGAACTTATTCGACCATTGCGTATGACGTGAAAGAGGAAAATACTTTCTAGGGGGGCGGGTTCATGAGTGCAgcgtaaaacattattcaactATTACAGCAAGATTCTTGCTTCTCTTCAGTGCACCAACGGAGCGTGTATCACCCAGACCTGGGTGTGCGATGGAGACAACGATTGCCATGACAACTCTGACGAACAAGGCTGCCCCGCTAGAACCTGTTCCCCCTATCAGTTTACGTGCACCAATCAGAGGTGCATTCCTGCTGGATATAAGGTAAGTTTAGGTGCATCGCCTAAAATACAAGGTAGATTTAGGTGCATTACCAATGATACAAGATAGATTTAAGTAGCCTACAATGCTTGCGACTCAAGGTAGGTTAAACTAGGCTTAGATGCTTTACCGAGAATACAAAGTTGGTTTTGGTGCATTACCCATGATGCAAGGTATGTTTAGGTACAATACTTATGATTCGAGGTAAATTTAGGTGCTTTGCCCAGGATAAAAAGTAGGTTTTAGCGCATTACCCATGATACGATTAGGTTTAGGTGCATTACTTATGATACGATTAGGTTTAGGTGCATTACTTATGATTCGAGGTAGGATTAGGAGCTTTACCGAGGATACAAAGTAGCTTTAGGTACAATACTTACTATTCAATGTAGGTTTTGGTGCATTACCCATGATACAAAATGTGTCTAGGTGCATTACCCAGGATATATTTTAGTTCTAGGGGAATGTCATTGTATGATATGAGCATTCCTCGCTAGGATCCGAGAAAAATTTCGGTCCCAGATGTCCGCGACTGCCAAGAGGACATCAAAGCGTCCTAACATATTAAAGTTGTACACTGCATCAAAACGTCCTAGCATAGTCAAGTTGTACACTGCATCAAAACGTCCTAGCATAGTCAAGTTGTACACTGCATCAAAACGTCCTAGCATAGTCAAGTTGTACACTGCATCAAAACGTCCTAGCATAGTCAAGTTGTACACTGCATCAAAACGTCCTAGCATAGTCAAGTTGTACACTGCATCAAAACGTCCTAGCATAGTCAAGTTGTACACTGCATCAAAACGTCCTAGCATAGTCAAGTTGTACACTGCATCAAAACGTCCTAGCATAGTCAAGTTGTACACTGCATCAAAACGTCCTAGCATAGTCAAGTTGTACACTGCATCAAAACGTCCTAGCATAGTCAAGTTGTACACTGCATCAAAACGTCCTAGCATAGTCAAGTTGTACACTGCATCAAAACGTCCTAGCATAGTCAAGTTGTACACTGCATCAAAACGTCCTAGCATAGTCAAGTTGT contains:
- the LOC106068277 gene encoding low-density lipoprotein receptor-like, whose translation is MKFLVTLGFLIVCVTLGGEARLKHKNYIDRLIPQTDNKRQLASCAGNEFACHEKCIPASYVCDTDSDCSDGLDEQQNCPTDCTGHNQFKCPDKCISSYYTCDASNDCSDGSDEKNCSGSCRGSDFKCGNGACISHSWLCDGDEDCGDHTDEANCGGTCRNGYFHCTNGACITQTWVCDGDNDCHDNSDEQGCPARTCSPYQFTCTNQRCIPAGYKCDQDNDCGDNSDEIDCTCASDHFKCPHGKCIPNSYLCDGDNDCGDLSDEDNCPTIHPGVCIDQLTFEDCYRMNISTYPICQYYADAHRYCRKFCGVCDT